The DNA region acaatgaaaaatctTTTTGGAATTGCTGGTAATAAGCTTTAAGCACGCATGGTGGACTTGTGCTAGCCATGAAAATGTTTCCTTTGTTACTCTCTAAACCTTCAGGGACCTGTCAACAGAATCTCATTAGTAAACTCATAactcttaatatataattatgaaaatgatCAGGGCAAAACCGAGGGTCAAAGGAGAGTCAATTGATCTCCTTGCATCTCGGGATCCGTCATTGCACATGATGTGATTAAAGCGAAACCCAAAATGTCACCTGAGATAGCCAGTGGAGACTATATGAAGAGTGGAAAATATTAACACTCTTGCCGGGGAAAAGCCTGCCATAGAAAGAGCCAGGAACCCCGGAGAAGAAACAGTGACCAGCGCCACACCCCATCTGTTTTCTGAGCTTTTCCTGAACACTTGGCAAAGACCTGAATATGGTATTAAAATCATTCCCCGGAAGGTCATTCAACAACACTTGAAATTCCGGTGATTGGCTGCCCAGCTTTTTGCAGATATTGCTCactattttgataaattcagATGCCACCAGCAAAGTGTTCGGCCCTGAAGAACAACCCAAGTCTGCAATAACTAGTTTCGCTGGGAAACTTGTGGTGTAGAGCTTGGTTATTGCTTCCTCCCAGATGGGTTTCGTCATAGTTATCACTTTTTTCTGCTCcaagaagaaaatcaacattACAATTTGTTAAAAAACTAGTTATTCTTGATGCATATAaggcatatattaatatacctGAAGTAAAGAATTGTTGGCGTAACTTGTTGCTCCGACTCCTCCGTTCATGTGAAGAACTTGAACAACTTCCATGATTTTTGTATCTTTTCTGGTTTCGCTATCTGGctcttgcttcttcttcttcttcttctttcttttgcttGTTTAAATTGAATACTGGTTGCCGTATTTATAGCCATTGCCGCATGCACCAGTTGCATCCAACCAAACCGCAGTGCCCCTTTACGTGCCTCACgttttttttaatcctaattAAAATTCCCATAATTATTGGATCTTGGCATTATATTCTGCCGTTACGTGTTGGTTAATCACATTACGATATATAAAATCCGAGTCCTTGCTGTTTCGGCTTTCCCATGGTAGGCCCCCACTTGACAACCCAAGACATTCCaagcgtttttttttttttttttaatcaataaaattaaaatacgtatacaaataataatatattattttataattaaatattatttatacataaaattatatatagtattattttgttttataacaAGATTATCtaaagatttttaatagaataacGATAGTTTTATCCttcaatttatctttttattttattgaagtgatttaccattttttttttattaaagtggttggattttatttttttgttagaagggttaaacttttatatttttctaataaatgaataaaatttttaaaatttttttattgaaagacaaaatttttactatttttttaattataataccaaactaatcaaattatttttaaaacaaaataaaataaataattgtaattatatttattctatatttttaatagaaaatattaaaaatttgattctttatattttaaaatatgaaagtttagtttttttaatagaaaattttgatagttcaatttttcaattaaaaaatacaaattttgattcctaatttttaacctaaaattatCTATGGCTGCAACTTTAGGACCACCAACTATATGAAAATGCATTGCTAAATTGTCTACCATAACAATACTATGTCTATGTGACCACATGCTTTTGACCCATAAGTCCATGTGATTCATGAGGGATGGAATTTTGAGTGTTTCCTATACGAGTTTgtaactttcatattttttttcattttttaagtttgaaaatgatatatttacaacaaaaaaaacaaagtgaAGGCGATACTTCTCAAATCTATTCGTTAACTTTATCTATGAAATGAcatgaaaataaagtttcaaaagaTCAATAATGGAAAAACAATTTCTAAAATGTTTAAATCATCTTGgttgtttcttattttttttaccaCCATCCAACTCTTCCTctcct from Mangifera indica cultivar Alphonso unplaced genomic scaffold, CATAS_Mindica_2.1 Un_0060, whole genome shotgun sequence includes:
- the LOC123207115 gene encoding S-adenosyl-L-methionine:benzoic acid/salicylic acid carboxyl methyltransferase 2-like — encoded protein: MEVVQVLHMNGGVGATSYANNSLLQKKVITMTKPIWEEAITKLYTTSFPAKLVIADLGCSSGPNTLLVASEFIKIVSNICKKLGSQSPEFQVLLNDLPGNDFNTIFRSLPSVQEKLRKQMGCGAGHCFFSGVPGSFYGRLFPGKSVNIFHSSYSLHWLSQVPEGLESNKGNIFMASTSPPCVLKAYYQQFQKDFSLFLKCRSEELVAGGRMVLTLLGRRSDDPSSKECSYIWELMAIALNEMASEGIIEEEKVDSFNIPVYSPSPSEIKCEVMKEGSFEIDRTEITQVNWDAYNNEFKGGNVSQLQSQDRGYNVAQCIRAVAEPLLISHFGEAIIDEVFSKYGKIVADRMAKEKTEFVNITISLVKSG